The following proteins are encoded in a genomic region of Streptococcus cristatus AS 1.3089:
- the rpsU gene encoding 30S ribosomal protein S21 — translation MSKTVVRKNESLDDALRRFKRAVTKAGTLQETRKREFYEKPSVKRKRKSEAARKRKKF, via the coding sequence ATGTCAAAAACAGTAGTACGTAAGAATGAATCTCTTGACGATGCTCTTCGTCGTTTCAAACGTGCGGTTACTAAAGCTGGTACTCTTCAAGAAACACGCAAACGTGAATTCTATGAAAAACCTTCTGTAAAACGCAAACGCAAATCAGAAGCAGCTCGTAAACGTAAAAAATTCTAA
- the mscL gene encoding large conductance mechanosensitive channel protein MscL — MLKDLKEFLLRGNVIDLAVGVIIANAFGAIVNSLITDVITPLFLNPILKAAQLEQISQLKWNGIAYGNFLSAVINFLVIGTVLFFIVKSAEKAQSLAKKNEEAAEEAPAGPTELEVLQEIKSLLEKQN, encoded by the coding sequence ATGTTAAAGGATCTTAAAGAATTTTTGCTACGCGGTAACGTGATCGACTTGGCAGTCGGGGTTATCATTGCGAATGCTTTCGGAGCAATCGTCAACTCATTGATTACTGACGTTATCACTCCCCTCTTCCTCAACCCAATTTTGAAAGCTGCACAATTAGAGCAAATTTCTCAGTTGAAATGGAACGGAATAGCTTATGGTAACTTCTTGAGCGCTGTGATCAACTTCTTAGTAATCGGTACTGTTCTCTTCTTCATCGTTAAGTCTGCTGAAAAAGCACAAAGCCTTGCTAAAAAGAACGAAGAAGCTGCTGAAGAAGCACCAGCTGGACCAACAGAACTTGAAGTTCTACAAGAAATCAAGAGCTTGCTTGAAAAACAAAACTAA
- the dnaG gene encoding DNA primase, whose translation MINWRYCLLDKEMISEIKNSVNIVDVIGETVALTKAGRNFLGLCPFHGEKTPSFNVVEDKQFYHCFGCGKSGDVFKFIEDYRGVSFMDAVQIVADRAGISLGMERASADRPRQDHPHQALYDIHTEAAKFYHAVLMTTKIGEEARAYLYQRGLTDEVIKHFQIGLAPNEGNYLHKSMAGKFDESTIMNSGLFNLAENNLVYDAFQNRIMFPLTNDKGQVVAFSGRIWQDSEAGSQTAKYKNSRSTPIFNKSYELYHLDKAKPVIKKSHEVYLMEGFMDVIAAYRAGVENAVASMGTALTPEHVQHLRKYCKKIILTYDGDRAGQAATAKALEELGDMSVEIVSFPDNMDPDEFIAKNSAEELRQFLTKTRISDVEFLLRYLKPDNIENLQAQIEFVERMAPIIAQTQSITAQNSYIYMLAELLPDFDYQQVENTVNNSRLTERSSRSGQQSESLRRPVLVDLPLSKQLSRLIKAEIHILYRMVHNPLVLNSYRLRTDFAFDTAELQELYELLLANGEVTSQDLSRLPERVQQLWYRMLEEDLPEEMEDGELAEVELTRERELLRKNNQLISKKVREALHTGDENAAILEVERLIAQKRRME comes from the coding sequence ATGATAAATTGGAGGTATTGTCTATTGGATAAAGAAATGATTTCTGAAATAAAAAATAGTGTCAATATCGTCGATGTCATAGGAGAAACAGTAGCCTTGACCAAGGCTGGGAGAAATTTTCTGGGACTTTGTCCCTTTCATGGCGAAAAGACGCCCTCTTTCAATGTTGTAGAGGACAAGCAGTTCTATCACTGCTTTGGATGTGGCAAGTCGGGGGATGTTTTCAAGTTTATTGAGGACTACCGAGGCGTATCCTTTATGGATGCTGTGCAGATTGTCGCAGACAGAGCGGGCATTTCATTAGGTATGGAGAGAGCTAGCGCAGATCGACCGAGACAGGATCATCCGCATCAGGCGCTCTATGATATTCATACAGAAGCAGCGAAGTTTTATCATGCGGTTCTGATGACGACCAAGATAGGAGAAGAAGCGCGCGCTTATCTCTACCAGCGTGGGCTGACGGATGAAGTCATTAAGCATTTTCAAATCGGGCTGGCTCCCAATGAAGGCAACTATCTTCATAAGAGTATGGCTGGTAAGTTTGATGAGTCCACTATCATGAACTCGGGTCTTTTTAATTTGGCAGAGAATAATCTTGTCTACGATGCTTTTCAGAACCGGATTATGTTTCCTTTGACCAATGACAAGGGTCAGGTTGTCGCCTTTTCTGGTCGGATCTGGCAAGATTCGGAGGCTGGTTCGCAGACTGCTAAGTATAAGAATAGTCGCAGCACCCCTATTTTTAATAAAAGCTATGAGCTTTATCATCTGGATAAGGCCAAGCCGGTGATTAAAAAGAGCCATGAGGTCTATCTGATGGAGGGCTTCATGGATGTGATTGCGGCCTATCGGGCTGGAGTTGAAAATGCAGTCGCATCTATGGGAACAGCTCTGACACCTGAGCATGTCCAGCATCTGCGTAAGTATTGCAAGAAAATCATTCTGACTTATGATGGAGACAGGGCTGGTCAGGCTGCGACAGCCAAGGCTTTAGAGGAGCTAGGGGATATGTCGGTAGAGATTGTATCCTTTCCCGACAATATGGACCCCGATGAGTTTATTGCAAAAAATTCTGCCGAGGAATTGCGACAATTTCTGACCAAAACGCGAATTAGTGATGTAGAGTTCCTTTTGCGTTATCTCAAGCCGGATAATATTGAAAATTTGCAAGCTCAGATTGAATTTGTGGAGCGAATGGCGCCAATTATTGCTCAGACGCAATCTATTACAGCTCAGAATTCCTATATTTATATGTTGGCTGAGTTACTCCCAGATTTTGATTACCAGCAGGTAGAGAATACGGTTAACAATAGTCGTTTGACTGAACGAAGTAGTCGAAGCGGGCAGCAGTCGGAATCTCTAAGAAGACCTGTACTGGTAGATCTTCCGCTGTCTAAACAGCTATCACGGCTGATAAAGGCAGAAATCCATATCCTCTATCGGATGGTACATAATCCGCTGGTTTTAAATAGCTACCGGCTTCGTACAGATTTTGCCTTTGATACGGCGGAACTGCAGGAGCTATACGAGCTTTTACTGGCCAATGGTGAAGTGACTTCGCAGGATTTATCTAGATTACCAGAAAGAGTCCAGCAACTTTGGTATCGGATGTTGGAGGAAGATTTGCCAGAGGAGATGGAAGACGGAGAGTTAGCAGAAGTTGAGCTGACTAGGGAACGCGAATTGCTTCGTAAGAATAATCAGCTGATTAGCAAAAAGGTTCGAGAAGCTTTGCATACTGGAGATGAGAATGCCGCTATATTAGAAGTGGAGCGCTTAATCGCACAAAAAAGAAGAATGGAGTAG
- the rpoD gene encoding RNA polymerase sigma factor RpoD, with amino-acid sequence MATKQKEVTTLDVQIAEFIRNHKQTGVATDDEINDQLVIPFTLDADGIEDLLQRIQDAGISITDKEGNPSARVLNTEEEEAELTDEELLGSNSAKVNDPVRMYLKEIGVVPLLSNEEEQELAILVEQGDLEAKQRLAEANLRLVVSIAKRYVGRGMQFLDLIQEGNMGLMKAVDKFDYTKGFKFSTYATWWIRQAITRAIADQARTIRIPVHMVETINKLVREQRNLLQELGQDPTPEQIAERMDMTPDKVREILKIAQEPVSLETPIGEEDDSHLGDFIEDEVIENPVDYTTRVVLREQLDEVLDTLTDREENVLRLRFGLDDGKMRTLEDVGKVFNVTRERIRQIEAKALRKLRHPSRSKPLRDFIED; translated from the coding sequence ATGGCTACAAAACAAAAAGAAGTAACAACATTAGACGTTCAAATTGCAGAATTCATTCGCAATCACAAGCAGACAGGTGTAGCGACAGACGATGAAATCAATGACCAACTGGTCATTCCTTTCACTTTGGATGCTGATGGGATTGAGGATTTGCTGCAACGCATTCAGGATGCGGGCATTTCTATCACGGATAAGGAAGGAAATCCCAGTGCGCGTGTCTTGAATACTGAAGAGGAAGAAGCGGAGTTGACGGATGAAGAGCTCTTGGGTAGCAATTCAGCCAAGGTCAATGACCCAGTCCGCATGTATCTGAAAGAAATCGGAGTTGTACCGCTTCTCAGCAATGAAGAAGAACAGGAACTGGCAATCTTGGTAGAGCAGGGTGACTTGGAAGCCAAGCAGCGTCTGGCTGAGGCCAATCTTCGTCTGGTTGTTTCCATTGCTAAGCGTTATGTTGGCCGTGGTATGCAGTTCCTTGATTTGATTCAAGAAGGAAATATGGGACTGATGAAGGCCGTTGATAAGTTTGACTACACCAAAGGATTTAAGTTTTCAACTTATGCGACTTGGTGGATTCGTCAGGCTATTACTCGTGCAATTGCTGACCAAGCTCGGACTATTCGGATTCCAGTTCATATGGTGGAAACCATTAACAAATTAGTTCGCGAACAACGCAATCTCTTGCAGGAATTGGGTCAAGACCCAACACCAGAGCAAATCGCTGAGCGCATGGATATGACACCAGATAAGGTTCGTGAGATTCTCAAGATTGCTCAGGAGCCAGTTTCTTTGGAAACACCTATCGGTGAGGAAGATGACAGTCATCTGGGAGACTTTATCGAAGATGAAGTGATTGAAAATCCAGTTGACTACACAACTCGTGTCGTTCTCCGCGAGCAGCTGGATGAGGTCTTGGATACGCTGACAGACCGCGAGGAAAATGTCTTACGTCTGCGCTTTGGTCTGGACGATGGAAAAATGCGGACGCTGGAAGATGTCGGCAAGGTCTTCAATGTCACTCGCGAGCGGATTCGCCAGATTGAAGCCAAGGCTCTGCGTAAACTTCGCCATCCAAGCCGCAGCAAACCACTAAGAGACTTTATCGAAGATTAA
- a CDS encoding metal-sulfur cluster assembly factor — MSEKKYSPEEVEKIKTRILEALEQVIDPELGIDIVNLGLIYEIRFDETTGETEIDMTLTTMGCPLADLLTDQIYDAMSDVPEVTKTEVKLVWYPAWTVEKMSRYARIALGIK, encoded by the coding sequence ATGTCAGAAAAAAAATACAGCCCTGAAGAAGTTGAAAAGATTAAAACACGGATTTTGGAGGCTCTAGAGCAGGTTATCGATCCAGAGTTGGGGATTGATATTGTCAATCTGGGCTTGATCTATGAAATCCGTTTTGACGAGACCACTGGGGAAACGGAAATCGATATGACCCTGACAACCATGGGATGCCCGCTGGCAGATCTTCTGACCGACCAGATCTATGATGCTATGTCAGATGTTCCAGAGGTTACTAAGACAGAAGTCAAATTAGTTTGGTATCCCGCTTGGACAGTTGAAAAGATGAGTCGCTATGCTCGAATCGCTTTGGGGATTAAATAA
- the birA gene encoding bifunctional biotin--[acetyl-CoA-carboxylase] ligase/biotin operon repressor BirA has product MKTYEKLFTILSQADDYVNGESLAQTLGISRTSIWKAIQRLEKEGIQIDSVKNRGYKLKAGDLLIPEIIEKKAPIKVSFNPNCQSTQIDAKAGLEAGGEANTLYLAAAQSAGRGRFGRDFFSPKQGGFYMSLHLKPNLSFDQIPAYTLLTAGAIYQAVKNLTLIDIDIKWVNDIYYKDKKIAGILTEATTSVETGLVTDIIIGVGFNFCVNDFPEELQAKAGSLFTEQPPVSRNELIAEIWRCFYESDPQDLLYLYKKHSLVLGRQVSFQQNNQTYKGIAREISDSGQLLVQLDKGESIWLNSGEISLTSW; this is encoded by the coding sequence ATGAAAACCTACGAAAAATTGTTTACTATTCTCAGCCAAGCTGACGATTATGTCAACGGAGAAAGTCTGGCCCAGACATTGGGCATTTCCAGAACCTCCATTTGGAAGGCCATTCAGCGTTTGGAAAAAGAAGGAATCCAGATTGATTCCGTGAAAAACCGTGGCTATAAGCTCAAGGCGGGGGATTTACTAATCCCAGAAATCATTGAAAAGAAGGCACCTATCAAGGTTTCCTTCAACCCCAACTGCCAATCTACTCAGATAGATGCCAAAGCAGGTCTGGAAGCGGGTGGCGAGGCAAATACACTCTATCTGGCTGCTGCTCAATCAGCCGGCCGCGGTCGCTTCGGCCGAGACTTCTTCTCTCCAAAACAAGGCGGCTTCTATATGTCCCTCCATCTCAAGCCCAACCTGTCTTTTGATCAAATCCCTGCTTATACTCTCCTGACAGCTGGAGCCATCTATCAAGCTGTAAAAAATCTAACCCTCATAGACATAGATATCAAGTGGGTCAACGATATTTACTACAAGGATAAAAAAATCGCAGGTATTTTAACCGAGGCTACTACTTCAGTCGAGACAGGCTTAGTCACAGACATTATTATTGGGGTCGGGTTTAATTTTTGCGTTAATGATTTTCCAGAAGAATTGCAAGCTAAGGCAGGCTCACTCTTTACTGAGCAGCCTCCTGTCAGCAGAAATGAGCTGATTGCTGAAATCTGGAGATGTTTCTACGAAAGCGATCCCCAAGACTTGCTCTATCTTTACAAAAAGCACTCCCTAGTCCTAGGTCGACAAGTAAGTTTCCAGCAAAATAATCAAACCTATAAGGGAATTGCCCGAGAAATCTCGGACAGCGGCCAACTTCTAGTCCAGTTGGACAAGGGAGAAAGTATCTGGCTTAACAGTGGGGAAATTTCACTGACTAGCTGGTAG
- a CDS encoding LacI family DNA-binding transcriptional regulator yields MATIKDIAQAAGVSPATVSRVLNYDPAMSVSDGTRKKIFDIAEQLNYKKSRKRKPSKTQTYRIGLIEWYTEQEELDDLYYYSIRLGIRKKTQELGYEILRMFQNDSLDQLKDIDGLIAIGKFSPAQIQQLEQYSNHLVFVDSDTLNAGHSCVTVDFENAVRKVLEHFINAGFDQIGMIAGQERTSDQASLISDPRLTSFQQYLSDKGIFQADLVKVGSFSSESGYQMMTELLSEHKDKLPSAFFISSDALAIGALRALQEHGIHVPQDVSIISFNDTSIAKYIYPSLSTVTVFTEEMGKQALHILDQSLASEEDSIPYMVKLSTKLTIRESSI; encoded by the coding sequence ATGGCTACGATTAAAGATATCGCCCAGGCTGCCGGGGTCTCTCCCGCTACGGTCTCCCGCGTACTCAACTACGACCCAGCCATGTCGGTCAGTGATGGCACTCGTAAAAAGATTTTTGACATCGCTGAGCAGCTAAACTATAAAAAATCAAGAAAAAGGAAGCCAAGCAAGACTCAGACCTACCGTATTGGGCTCATTGAATGGTACACTGAGCAGGAAGAGCTCGATGACCTTTACTACTACTCTATTCGCTTGGGTATTAGAAAAAAAACCCAGGAATTGGGCTATGAGATTCTCAGAATGTTTCAAAATGATTCTCTTGATCAATTAAAAGACATTGATGGCTTGATTGCCATCGGCAAATTCAGCCCAGCTCAAATTCAACAGCTGGAGCAGTACAGCAACCACTTAGTTTTTGTCGACAGTGATACGCTTAATGCAGGTCACAGCTGTGTGACTGTTGATTTTGAGAATGCTGTAAGGAAGGTTCTTGAGCACTTCATAAATGCTGGTTTTGACCAGATTGGCATGATTGCTGGGCAAGAAAGAACCTCTGACCAGGCTAGCCTCATCAGTGACCCTCGTCTTACGAGCTTCCAGCAGTATCTATCTGACAAAGGAATCTTTCAAGCTGACTTGGTTAAGGTAGGCAGCTTTTCTTCGGAATCAGGCTATCAGATGATGACAGAGCTCCTTAGCGAGCACAAGGACAAGCTGCCATCCGCATTCTTCATCTCTAGCGATGCTTTGGCTATTGGTGCCTTGCGGGCTCTGCAAGAACACGGAATTCATGTTCCTCAAGATGTCAGCATTATTTCATTTAATGATACCTCTATTGCTAAGTACATCTATCCCAGTCTCAGTACGGTCACCGTTTTTACAGAAGAAATGGGTAAACAGGCCCTGCATATTCTGGATCAAAGTTTAGCATCCGAAGAGGATTCCATTCCCTATATGGTCAAACTTTCTACCAAGCTGACCATTCGAGAAAGCAGTATTTAA
- a CDS encoding galactokinase, with product MSNVISVEQIRADFAKIFGVEADHTFFSPGRINLIGEHTDYNGGHVFPAAISLGTYGAARKRDDQILRFFSGNFEEKGIIEMSLENLHFEPEHNWTNYPKGVLHFVQEAGHTIDRGMDVYVYGNIPNGSGLSSSASLELLTGVIAEKLFDLQLERLDLVKIGKLTENEFIGVNSGIMDQFAIGMGADQRAIYLDTDTLEYDLVPLDLQDNVVVIMNTNKRRELADSKYNERRAECEKAVEELNRKLSIATLGELDEWSFDEYSYLIEDENRLKRARHAVLENQRTLQASTALQAGDLDKFGRLMNASHVSLEHDYEVTGLELDTLVHTAWEQEGVLGARMTGAGFGGCAIALVAKDAVESFKENVGRKYQEVVGYAPSFYIAEVAGGSRVLD from the coding sequence ATGTCAAATGTCATTTCAGTAGAGCAAATCCGCGCAGATTTTGCCAAGATTTTTGGAGTAGAAGCGGACCACACTTTCTTTTCACCCGGTCGGATCAATCTGATTGGTGAGCATACGGACTATAACGGCGGCCATGTTTTTCCTGCTGCGATTTCTCTAGGAACTTATGGAGCGGCTCGCAAGCGGGACGACCAGATCTTGCGATTCTTCTCAGGGAATTTTGAAGAAAAAGGGATTATTGAAATGTCGCTGGAAAACCTGCACTTTGAGCCTGAGCATAACTGGACCAACTATCCGAAAGGAGTTCTGCATTTTGTGCAGGAGGCAGGCCATACAATTGACCGAGGCATGGATGTCTATGTTTATGGAAATATTCCCAACGGATCGGGCTTGTCTTCTTCTGCATCTCTAGAGCTTTTGACGGGTGTCATTGCTGAGAAACTCTTTGATTTGCAGTTGGAACGTCTAGACCTAGTGAAAATTGGTAAATTAACTGAGAATGAATTTATCGGGGTTAATTCTGGCATCATGGATCAGTTTGCTATCGGGATGGGTGCTGACCAGCGGGCTATTTACTTAGACACCGATACTCTCGAATATGACTTGGTGCCGCTTGATCTCCAGGACAATGTCGTAGTGATTATGAATACCAACAAGCGTCGTGAGTTGGCGGATTCTAAGTACAATGAGCGTCGGGCGGAGTGCGAAAAAGCTGTTGAAGAACTGAACCGTAAACTGTCTATCGCAACCTTGGGCGAGTTGGATGAGTGGTCCTTTGATGAGTATAGCTATCTGATAGAGGACGAAAATCGCCTCAAACGGGCTCGCCATGCTGTTTTGGAAAATCAGCGCACTTTGCAAGCGAGTACAGCTTTGCAGGCAGGCGATCTTGACAAGTTTGGTCGTCTCATGAATGCGTCTCATGTTTCTTTGGAACATGACTATGAAGTGACTGGTCTAGAGCTGGACACCTTGGTTCATACGGCCTGGGAGCAAGAAGGTGTTCTAGGGGCTCGTATGACCGGAGCAGGCTTCGGTGGCTGCGCCATTGCTTTAGTTGCTAAGGATGCGGTGGAATCTTTCAAAGAAAATGTTGGCCGCAAGTATCAAGAAGTCGTCGGCTATGCCCCTAGCTTTTACATTGCAGAAGTAGCTGGCGGAAGCCGAGTGCTGGACTAA
- the galT gene encoding UDP-glucose--hexose-1-phosphate uridylyltransferase — MSKKLLNAFVSAVIDNSTFEEMDTIYLSNRIMALVGESVAEQETEAEQLIDLKDDLVAVAVKNGKIGDTLAEQDILGAELMNLITPPPSQLNRDFWTTYASNPEQAVADFYQLSQKNDYIKVKAIAKNIAFKAPTAYGDLEITINLSKPEKDPKEIAAAKKAKNSHYPACQLCMENEGYQGRLDHPARANHRIIRFDLAGQEWGFQYSPYAYFNEHCIFLHSQHLPMAISRLTFERLLDIVETFPGYFTGSNADLPIVGGSILTHDHYQGGRHTFPMEIAELDCSFTFSGFEEVEAGIVKWPMSVIRLRSEKKEQLIKLADKILQAWRTYSDLSVQILAESEGEPHHTITPIARRKNRFFELDLVLRDNQTSQKHPDGIYHPHRDVQHIKKENIGLIEVMGLAILPPRLKEELKQVELFLLGEDCQVAAYHQEWANQLKEQNPDVTVETVEGVVQASVGQIFSRVLEDAGVYKRTEEGQEAFMRFVRSVGLEEE; from the coding sequence ATGTCCAAGAAGTTACTGAACGCTTTTGTATCAGCAGTGATTGACAATAGCACTTTTGAGGAAATGGACACCATCTATCTGAGCAATCGTATCATGGCTTTAGTCGGAGAGTCAGTGGCTGAGCAGGAGACAGAGGCTGAGCAGCTAATTGATCTTAAGGATGACTTGGTAGCTGTGGCTGTGAAGAATGGGAAGATTGGTGATACTCTGGCTGAGCAGGATATACTGGGAGCTGAGCTCATGAACTTAATCACCCCTCCCCCTAGCCAGCTCAATCGGGACTTCTGGACGACTTATGCCTCTAATCCCGAGCAAGCTGTCGCTGATTTCTACCAGCTTAGTCAAAAAAATGACTATATCAAGGTCAAGGCTATTGCTAAAAACATTGCTTTCAAAGCACCGACTGCCTATGGAGATTTGGAAATCACCATCAATCTCTCTAAGCCAGAAAAGGATCCAAAGGAAATTGCGGCAGCTAAAAAGGCTAAGAATAGTCATTATCCAGCCTGCCAGCTTTGCATGGAAAATGAAGGTTACCAAGGTCGCTTGGACCATCCAGCCCGCGCCAACCATCGGATTATTCGCTTTGACTTGGCTGGACAGGAGTGGGGCTTCCAGTATTCGCCCTATGCCTACTTTAACGAGCATTGCATCTTTCTGCACAGCCAGCACCTTCCTATGGCTATCAGTCGGCTGACCTTTGAGCGCTTGCTGGACATCGTTGAGACCTTTCCGGGTTATTTCACTGGCTCCAACGCCGACCTGCCTATTGTTGGCGGCTCTATCCTGACCCACGACCACTATCAGGGCGGACGTCATACTTTCCCTATGGAAATAGCAGAGCTGGATTGCAGCTTTACTTTTAGCGGATTTGAAGAGGTGGAAGCAGGCATTGTCAAATGGCCCATGTCCGTCATTCGTCTGAGGTCTGAGAAGAAGGAACAGTTAATCAAGTTGGCTGACAAGATTTTGCAAGCTTGGCGGACTTATTCTGATCTTAGTGTGCAGATTTTGGCAGAGTCTGAGGGTGAGCCGCACCATACCATCACACCGATTGCCCGCAGGAAAAATAGATTTTTTGAGCTAGACTTGGTCTTGCGGGACAATCAAACTTCACAAAAACATCCTGACGGCATTTATCATCCTCATAGGGATGTGCAGCATATTAAGAAAGAAAATATCGGTCTGATTGAGGTTATGGGACTGGCTATTCTCCCGCCTCGGCTTAAGGAAGAACTCAAGCAGGTGGAGCTTTTCTTGCTAGGAGAAGACTGTCAAGTTGCTGCCTATCATCAGGAGTGGGCCAATCAACTCAAAGAGCAGAATCCAGATGTTACCGTTGAGACGGTGGAAGGAGTAGTTCAGGCCTCGGTTGGACAAATTTTCAGCCGAGTACTGGAAGATGCGGGAGTCTACAAGCGAACAGAGGAAGGGCAGGAGGCTTTCATGCGCTTTGTCCGATCTGTTGGTTTGGAAGAAGAATAA
- the galE gene encoding UDP-glucose 4-epimerase GalE has protein sequence MAILVLGGAGYIGSHMVDRLVAAGKEEVVVVDNLVTGHRAAVHPQAVFYEGDLADKDFMRDVFAKHPSIDAVIHFAAFSLVAESMVDPLKYFDNNTAGMVSLLEVMQECGVKNIVFSSTAATYGIPEEVPILETTPQKPINPYGESKLMMETIMRWADQAYGIKFVALRYFNVAGAKPDGSIGEDHGPETHLLPIVLQVAQGKREKIAVFGDDYDTPDGTNVRDYVHPFDLADAHILAVEHLRAGQPSDAFNLGSSTGFSNLQIVEAARKVTGHPIPLEIAERRPGDPDTLIASSEKARKVLGWQPKFDNIETIIETAWKWHSSHPNGYDDRQ, from the coding sequence ATGGCAATTTTAGTATTAGGTGGAGCTGGCTATATCGGCTCGCACATGGTAGATCGTCTGGTAGCAGCAGGCAAGGAAGAGGTAGTCGTCGTTGATAATTTGGTGACTGGTCATCGCGCAGCCGTCCATCCTCAGGCAGTCTTTTATGAGGGGGATTTGGCGGACAAGGACTTTATGCGTGATGTCTTTGCTAAGCATCCATCCATCGATGCAGTCATTCACTTTGCTGCCTTTTCACTGGTCGCAGAGTCCATGGTGGACCCGCTCAAGTATTTTGATAATAACACAGCCGGCATGGTTTCTCTTTTGGAGGTCATGCAGGAATGCGGCGTTAAAAACATTGTCTTTTCTTCGACAGCAGCGACTTATGGCATTCCTGAGGAAGTTCCAATTCTGGAAACGACTCCGCAAAAGCCGATTAATCCTTATGGTGAGAGCAAGCTTATGATGGAGACCATTATGCGCTGGGCAGACCAGGCCTATGGCATCAAGTTTGTGGCCCTGCGTTATTTCAATGTAGCCGGTGCCAAGCCCGACGGCTCAATCGGTGAGGATCACGGACCTGAAACCCATCTCTTGCCAATTGTACTTCAGGTGGCTCAGGGCAAACGCGAGAAGATTGCTGTCTTTGGCGATGATTACGATACTCCAGACGGGACCAATGTCCGCGATTATGTCCATCCTTTCGACTTGGCTGATGCCCATATTCTGGCTGTTGAGCATCTGCGTGCTGGTCAACCTTCGGATGCCTTTAACCTTGGCTCTTCGACTGGTTTTTCCAACCTGCAGATCGTAGAAGCAGCTCGCAAGGTGACCGGACATCCTATTCCTTTGGAAATAGCAGAGCGGCGCCCAGGGGATCCGGATACGCTGATTGCTTCCTCTGAGAAAGCGAGAAAAGTTTTGGGCTGGCAGCCGAAATTTGACAATATCGAAACCATTATCGAAACCGCTTGGAAATGGCATTCCAGTCATCCAAACGGCTATGATGATCGTCAGTAA
- a CDS encoding bifunctional riboflavin kinase/FAD synthetase, translating into MKIRRINNELEINQEEDTVLVLGYFDGLHKGHQTLFKEARKIAEEQGLKIAVLTFPESPKLAFVRYQPELMLHLNHPEERAAHLENLGVDYLYLIDFTSHFSKNTAQEFFDKYVAALKAKAVVAGFDYHFGSDKRKAEELADYFDGQIVIVSSVNQDEEKISSTRIRETIQTGDVAKAHQLLGYPLSTRGIVVHGNARGRTIGYPTANLAPLDRVILPADGVYVVDVEHNGKIYRGMASVGKNVTFEGDELRFEANLFDFAEEIYGDTIRIIWLDKIRDMVKFDGIEELVAQLKSDEEVARNWECSE; encoded by the coding sequence ATGAAAATAAGACGAATAAATAATGAATTAGAGATAAATCAGGAAGAAGATACAGTCTTGGTTCTGGGCTATTTTGACGGCCTGCATAAGGGACATCAGACACTTTTTAAGGAAGCAAGGAAAATCGCAGAAGAGCAAGGACTGAAGATTGCTGTACTGACCTTTCCTGAGTCACCAAAATTAGCTTTTGTCCGCTATCAGCCAGAGTTGATGTTGCATTTGAATCATCCGGAGGAACGCGCTGCTCACTTAGAAAATTTGGGTGTGGACTACCTTTACTTGATTGACTTTACTAGCCATTTTTCTAAGAACACGGCCCAAGAATTTTTTGATAAGTACGTTGCTGCGCTTAAAGCAAAGGCAGTTGTAGCAGGTTTTGATTACCATTTTGGATCTGACAAGAGAAAGGCAGAGGAGCTTGCAGACTATTTCGATGGTCAGATTGTCATCGTTTCATCAGTCAATCAAGATGAGGAAAAAATCTCTTCTACTCGGATTAGAGAGACCATCCAAACTGGTGATGTTGCCAAGGCGCATCAGCTATTAGGCTATCCTCTCTCTACGCGGGGCATTGTGGTTCATGGCAATGCTAGAGGGCGCACCATTGGCTATCCAACGGCCAATCTAGCCCCTTTGGATCGCGTGATTTTGCCAGCAGATGGCGTCTATGTGGTAGATGTTGAGCACAATGGCAAGATTTATCGAGGAATGGCTAGTGTTGGCAAAAATGTAACCTTTGAAGGAGATGAACTTCGGTTTGAGGCCAATCTATTTGACTTTGCGGAGGAAATCTATGGCGATACGATTCGGATTATCTGGCTGGACAAGATTCGTGATATGGTTAAATTTGATGGTATTGAAGAACTGGTTGCTCAGTTAAAGAGTGATGAAGAAGTGGCAAGAAACTGGGAATGTTCGGAATAA